The following coding sequences are from one Lolium rigidum isolate FL_2022 chromosome 6, APGP_CSIRO_Lrig_0.1, whole genome shotgun sequence window:
- the LOC124665582 gene encoding uncharacterized protein LOC124665582: MAEVEIQATSRALADISIHSNDGEGETRPGRPIRGVATGKVVAKTRPLRLKGINRVPPDENQPPPPARDGAEDRENRRPLSILDEAAAAEQLKEENALIRYRRCWERSWAPSFGSFEDETSIGPMRYTSGPIPANAFPEETLQIFSIRVRAPTDGLKWPLHVHGYVATRDTADHNRNYLFRRTRDNCQTVTQKDPFLQLTGPSRGIVYLDPITFEIELKVKGQGESEDEMLAFSVFYYGDGFHCERRISICNPHKRCTLEYSVALRQHSVEATISIKVVDGSWPDNHRGQVVCLTSGVKGKIVLLGSGDGELPICSNGMIELSRRVVSVELGEKLMVAVDASLSSFLARGTAAFKPENSGTSHGMIDLGTCKMQVTVAWSRFVII, translated from the exons atggcggaggtGGAGATCCAGGCGACGAGCAGGGCACTCGCGGATATAAGCATCCACAGCAATGACGGCGAGGGCGAGACAAGGCCGGGGAGGCCAATTCGTGGGGTCGCGACCGGCAAGGTCGTGGCCAAGACGAGGCCGCTCCGCCTCAAGGGGATCAACCGAGTTCCTCCCGATGAGAACCAACCGCCGCCTCCAGCCCGAGACGGGGCAGAGGACCGGGAGAATCGACGGCCACTTTCGATCCtggacgaggcggcggcggcggagcagctcaAGGAGGAGAATGCGCTCATCAGGTACCGTCGCTGCTGGGAGAGAAGCTGGGCCCCCTCTTTTGGTTCCTTTGAGGACGAAA CGAGTATTGGTCCCATGAGGTATACATCTGGACCCATCCCGGCAAATGCTTTTCCAGAAGAGACATTGCAGATATTCTCCATCAGAGTCAGGGCCCCAACAGATGGTCTCAAGTGGCCACTGCATGTCCATGGCTATGTTGCCACCAGAGACACGGCAGATCATAATCGCAACTATCTCTTCAGACGCACAAGGGATAACTGCCAAACCGTCACCCAAAAG GATCCATTCTTGCAATTAACAGGCCCATCTCGTGGAATTGTGTACCTTGATCCGATTACATTTGAAATTGAGCTAAAAGTAAAGGGCCAGGGGGAGTCTGAAGATGAGATGTTGGCTTTCAGTGTCTTTTACTACGGCGATGGGTTCCATTGTGAACGCAGGATTTCTATATGTAACCCCCACAAGCGTTGCACGCTTGAGTATTCAGTGGCACTCCGGCAACACTCAGTTGAGGCCACTATCAGTATCAAGGTTGTTGATGGGTCATGGCCGGATAATCACCGAGGACAGGTTGTTTGCCTTACCTCTGGGGTAAAGGGGAAGATTGTTCTGCTTGGTTCTGGAGATGGAGAGTTGCCCATCTGTTCGAATGGCATGATCGAGCTTTCAAGGCGTGTTGTTTCTGTGGAACTAGGAGAAAAATTGATGGTTGCCGTGGACGCGTCTCTGTCTAGTTTTCTTGCACGAGGTACTGCTGCATTCAAGCCAGAAAATTCTGGCACAAGCCACGGCATGATTGATCTTGGTACCTGCAAGATGCAAGTTACTGTTGCTTGGTCCCGTTTTGTTATTATCTAA